A genome region from Streptomyces antimycoticus includes the following:
- a CDS encoding PQQ-dependent sugar dehydrogenase → MERNPTVRRPRVTSVLVAAAAVLLVAGCSSDGDSITRPGGRSSAPSKPGGGGSSGAPSPTESAAPAKGSVKVVRTLTTKLDSPWGLAPLPGGDLLVSSRDTGKIFTVSADTGKKTEVGSVPGVSAAGEGGLLGLAVSSDFGADHMVYAYFTTDSDNRIVRMVYDDKRPAGDQLGAPDTIFKGIPKGAIHNGGRIAFGPDKMLYAGTGETGDRGLAQDMDSFGGKILRMTPDGEPAPRNPDAQSVVYSWGHRNVQGLAWDADKRLWASEFGQDTWDELNPIEPGKNYGWPEVEGQGGKKGFVDPIEQWKPEDASPSGIAFVKGSIWMAGLRGERLWRIPLKGDKPVAKPQSFLDGKYGRLRSVVAADDGGLWLTTSNTDGRGKPGKQDDRILRLEVR, encoded by the coding sequence ATGGAGAGGAATCCGACCGTGCGACGTCCTCGCGTGACCTCTGTACTCGTCGCCGCTGCCGCCGTGTTGCTCGTGGCGGGCTGCTCGTCCGACGGCGACAGCATCACCAGACCGGGCGGCCGCTCGTCCGCGCCCTCGAAGCCGGGCGGCGGGGGCTCCTCGGGCGCGCCCTCGCCGACGGAGTCCGCGGCGCCCGCGAAGGGCTCGGTGAAGGTGGTGCGCACGCTCACCACGAAGCTGGACTCCCCCTGGGGGCTCGCACCGCTGCCCGGCGGGGATCTGCTGGTCTCCTCGCGGGACACCGGGAAGATCTTCACGGTCTCGGCGGACACGGGCAAGAAGACCGAGGTGGGGTCCGTCCCCGGCGTCTCCGCCGCCGGTGAGGGCGGGCTGCTGGGGCTGGCGGTCTCCTCCGACTTCGGCGCGGACCACATGGTCTACGCGTACTTCACCACCGACTCGGACAACCGCATCGTCCGCATGGTGTACGACGACAAGCGCCCCGCGGGCGATCAGCTGGGCGCCCCGGACACGATCTTCAAGGGCATCCCCAAGGGCGCGATCCACAACGGCGGCCGCATCGCCTTCGGCCCGGACAAGATGCTCTACGCCGGCACGGGAGAGACCGGTGACCGCGGGCTCGCCCAGGACATGGACTCCTTCGGCGGCAAGATCCTGCGGATGACTCCGGACGGCGAGCCCGCGCCCCGCAATCCGGACGCCCAATCGGTCGTCTACTCCTGGGGTCACCGCAATGTGCAGGGCCTGGCCTGGGATGCGGACAAGCGGCTGTGGGCCTCCGAGTTCGGCCAGGACACCTGGGACGAGCTCAATCCGATCGAGCCGGGCAAGAACTACGGCTGGCCGGAGGTCGAGGGCCAAGGCGGTAAGAAGGGCTTTGTCGATCCGATCGAGCAGTGGAAGCCCGAGGACGCCTCGCCGAGCGGAATCGCCTTCGTCAAGGGCTCGATCTGGATGGCGGGGCTGCGCGGTGAGCGGCTGTGGCGCATTCCGCTGAAGGGCGACAAGCCGGTGGCGAAGCCACAGTCGTTCCTGGACGGGAAGTACGGACGGCTGCGCAGCGTGGTGGCGGCGGACGACGGGGGGCTGTGGCTGACGACGAGCAATACCGATGGGCGTGGCAAGCCGGGCAAGCAGGACGACCGAATCCTGCGGCTGGAGGTCCGCTGA
- a CDS encoding aldo/keto reductase, which yields MKRRKIGAAALEVGAIGLGCMPMSWAYTASQRSGETSVRAVHTALDSGASLLDTADMYGPFTNELLVGRVLKERRADAFVSTKCGLLVGEQHIVANGRPGYVKRACDASLRRLQTDVIDLYQLHRADPEVPIEETWGAMAELVAAGKVRALGLCAVGARAQRRSGARMHDATVRQLERVQQVFPVSCVQAELSVWSPDALEALVPWCASRGVGFLAAMPLGNGFLSGTLTPGQGFEPDDMRARHPRFTAEMMAANQPIVAGLRRVAQRHGDEVTPAQVALAWLLAQGPHVVPVPGTKRERWAAENCAAADVPLSHEDLAEIAELPPARGSWD from the coding sequence GTGAAGCGCAGGAAAATCGGAGCGGCGGCGCTCGAAGTGGGTGCGATCGGCCTGGGATGCATGCCGATGAGCTGGGCATACACCGCTTCGCAGCGCAGTGGCGAGACTTCGGTGCGCGCCGTGCACACCGCGCTCGACTCGGGCGCGAGCCTGCTGGACACCGCGGACATGTACGGCCCCTTCACCAATGAGCTGCTGGTGGGGCGGGTGCTCAAGGAGCGGCGGGCGGACGCCTTCGTGTCCACCAAATGCGGACTGCTGGTGGGCGAGCAGCACATCGTGGCCAACGGGCGGCCCGGCTATGTGAAACGGGCCTGCGACGCCTCGCTGCGCCGGCTGCAGACGGATGTGATCGACCTTTACCAGCTGCACCGGGCCGACCCGGAGGTGCCCATAGAGGAGACCTGGGGCGCGATGGCGGAGCTGGTCGCGGCAGGGAAGGTGCGGGCGCTGGGGCTGTGCGCCGTGGGTGCGCGGGCGCAGCGGAGGTCGGGCGCGCGGATGCACGACGCCACGGTGCGCCAACTGGAACGGGTCCAGCAGGTCTTTCCGGTCAGCTGTGTACAGGCGGAGCTGTCGGTGTGGTCGCCCGATGCGCTGGAGGCGCTGGTGCCGTGGTGCGCCTCGCGCGGGGTGGGCTTCCTGGCGGCGATGCCGCTCGGCAACGGCTTCCTGAGCGGGACGCTGACCCCGGGGCAGGGCTTCGAGCCGGACGACATGCGGGCCCGGCATCCGCGGTTCACGGCGGAGATGATGGCCGCGAACCAGCCGATCGTGGCCGGTCTGCGACGGGTCGCCCAGCGGCACGGGGACGAGGTGACCCCGGCGCAGGTGGCCCTGGCCTGGCTGCTGGCGCAGGGGCCGCATGTGGTGCCGGTGCCGGGGACGAAGCGGGAGCGGTGGGCGGCGGAGAACTGCGCTGCGGCCGATGTGCCGCTCTCGCACGAGGACCTCGCGGAGATCGCGGAGCTGCCGCCGGCGCGGGGTTCGTGGGACTGA
- a CDS encoding helix-turn-helix transcriptional regulator has protein sequence MLDDVFTTSVSPVFVGRAQELATLEDALARATAGEPQVLLVGGEAGVGKTRLIDEFLASAVAAGAVAAVGGCVEMGADGLPFAPVSTVLRSLRRKLGTELDGAAAGQEGELARLLPELGETDRASHDGDGRARLFELTVRLLERLAAERTLVVAIEDLHWADRSTRELLGYLFRSLLSARLLVVATYRSDDIHRRHPLRPFLAEVDRMREVRRIEVSRFTRGEVHAQLTGINGAEPERDLVDRIFKRSDGNAFFVEEIARSLNEGCSTGLSESLRDLLLVRVEALPEEAQGVVRILAEGGSCVEYELLRAVARLGEDELIDALRAAVGANILRPTADDSGYRFRHALVREAVVDDLLPGERSRLNRRFAQALEAEPALVRADERAARLASYWYHAHDPAKALPAVLQASVEARRRYAHAEQLRLLERAMELWEDAPEEIREAQRPVDYAEVYPACGCEDQALRQLDLLAEVVVAAHMSGQRERALAVAKRALRALDGSGHDPLRAAWFWTQQAKLMEGLARGDGWAELSRAQELVRGLPPSPVHADVMAQVAGWTMTHRPGPEGLAAAERAVELARMVGAESTELNARLTLGYFTGDSGDTERGLAEMREVCRRAVALGDISVLGRCYVNLASALEGVGRSAEAVETAEEGDRILDRVGLVDSRAWVYGNLAESLFSLGRWDEAQVAALKTRRLALGTKPRGTAANRLAQLALARGEWDTAERELAAAREHYGAHDPEPQYTLQAAGRAIELAAARGRILEVRAVLDQVVEAGFPTGMQRYAWPLLYTAAAAESAARGLPTAEPGRGEALALLRAAAKRVAQPVPVWRAYAAMLQAELERAEGRDRPDLWAEATDAFAALDRPYPLARARHRWAEALLAPGQGTSAQADREHAAELLVQAHAVADWLGARPLREEIELLARRARLPLASAATRPALDASLPRTPALPPAPGSQTPGSLAAGARAPGSPVPAAESAKPADPAEELGLTPRERDVLRLVAAGRSNRQIAEELFISPKTASVHVSNILAKLGVSGRGEAAAVAHRLRLVDGLTDGAGAR, from the coding sequence GGGCGAGCCGCAGGTGCTGCTCGTCGGTGGAGAGGCGGGGGTCGGCAAGACCCGGCTCATCGACGAGTTCCTGGCCTCGGCCGTGGCCGCGGGGGCCGTCGCGGCGGTCGGCGGCTGTGTGGAAATGGGGGCCGACGGGCTGCCGTTCGCGCCCGTGTCCACTGTGCTGCGCTCACTGCGCCGCAAACTGGGCACCGAGCTGGACGGGGCCGCCGCCGGGCAGGAGGGCGAACTGGCCCGGCTATTGCCCGAGTTGGGCGAGACCGACCGCGCGTCGCACGACGGGGACGGCCGGGCCCGGCTGTTCGAGCTCACCGTAAGGCTGCTGGAGCGGCTGGCCGCGGAGCGCACGCTCGTCGTCGCCATCGAGGATCTGCACTGGGCCGACCGCTCCACCCGCGAACTCCTCGGCTATCTCTTCCGCTCGCTGCTCAGCGCCCGGCTGCTGGTCGTGGCCACCTACCGCTCCGACGACATCCACCGCCGCCATCCGCTGCGCCCCTTCCTCGCCGAGGTGGACCGGATGCGCGAGGTGCGGCGCATCGAGGTGTCCCGCTTCACCCGGGGCGAGGTGCACGCCCAGCTCACCGGGATCAACGGCGCCGAGCCGGAGCGCGACCTGGTCGACCGGATCTTCAAGCGCAGCGACGGCAACGCCTTCTTCGTGGAGGAGATCGCCCGCTCCCTCAACGAGGGCTGCAGCACCGGGCTCAGCGAATCCCTGCGCGATCTGCTGCTGGTGCGGGTCGAGGCGCTGCCCGAGGAGGCCCAGGGGGTGGTGCGGATCCTCGCCGAGGGCGGCTCCTGCGTGGAGTACGAACTGCTGCGGGCGGTCGCCCGGCTGGGCGAGGACGAGCTGATCGACGCGCTACGGGCCGCGGTCGGGGCGAACATCCTGCGCCCCACGGCCGACGACAGCGGCTACCGCTTCCGGCATGCGCTGGTGCGCGAGGCCGTCGTCGACGATCTGCTGCCCGGGGAGCGCTCCCGGCTCAACCGGCGCTTCGCACAGGCCCTGGAGGCCGAGCCCGCGCTGGTGCGGGCCGATGAGCGGGCAGCCAGGCTGGCCAGCTACTGGTACCACGCACACGACCCCGCCAAGGCCCTGCCCGCCGTGCTCCAGGCGTCCGTCGAGGCCCGGCGGCGGTACGCCCACGCGGAGCAGCTACGGCTGCTGGAGCGGGCGATGGAGCTGTGGGAGGACGCCCCCGAGGAGATACGGGAGGCGCAGCGGCCCGTGGACTACGCCGAGGTGTACCCCGCCTGCGGCTGTGAGGACCAGGCGCTGCGCCAGCTCGATCTGCTCGCCGAGGTGGTGGTGGCCGCGCATATGTCCGGGCAGCGGGAGCGGGCGCTGGCCGTCGCCAAGCGGGCACTGCGGGCGCTGGACGGAAGCGGTCATGACCCCTTGCGGGCCGCCTGGTTCTGGACCCAGCAGGCCAAGCTGATGGAGGGCCTGGCACGCGGGGACGGCTGGGCGGAGCTGAGCCGTGCCCAGGAGCTGGTGCGCGGGCTGCCGCCGTCGCCCGTGCACGCCGATGTCATGGCGCAGGTGGCGGGCTGGACGATGACGCATCGGCCCGGGCCGGAGGGCCTGGCGGCCGCCGAACGGGCGGTGGAGCTGGCCCGGATGGTCGGCGCCGAGAGCACGGAGCTGAACGCCCGGCTGACGCTGGGCTACTTCACCGGTGACTCCGGCGACACCGAGCGCGGGCTGGCCGAGATGCGCGAGGTCTGCCGGCGGGCCGTGGCCCTCGGTGACATCAGCGTCCTGGGGCGGTGCTATGTCAATCTCGCCTCGGCGCTGGAGGGGGTCGGCCGGTCGGCCGAGGCGGTGGAGACCGCCGAGGAGGGCGACCGGATCCTGGACCGCGTCGGCCTGGTGGACTCCCGGGCCTGGGTGTACGGGAATCTGGCCGAGTCGCTGTTCTCCCTGGGCCGCTGGGACGAGGCGCAGGTGGCGGCCCTGAAGACCCGGCGGCTCGCCCTCGGCACCAAGCCGCGCGGCACCGCCGCCAACCGGCTCGCCCAACTGGCGCTGGCGCGCGGCGAATGGGATACCGCCGAGCGCGAGCTGGCCGCCGCCCGTGAGCACTACGGCGCCCACGACCCCGAACCGCAGTACACCCTCCAGGCCGCGGGCAGGGCCATCGAACTCGCGGCGGCGCGCGGCCGGATCCTGGAGGTCCGGGCCGTGCTGGACCAGGTCGTGGAGGCCGGCTTCCCGACCGGGATGCAGCGCTACGCCTGGCCGCTGCTGTACACGGCCGCCGCGGCCGAATCGGCCGCGCGCGGACTGCCCACGGCCGAGCCGGGCCGGGGCGAGGCGCTGGCCCTCCTCCGGGCCGCCGCGAAGCGGGTGGCGCAGCCAGTGCCGGTATGGCGGGCCTACGCGGCGATGCTCCAGGCCGAACTGGAGCGCGCCGAGGGCCGGGACCGGCCCGACCTGTGGGCCGAGGCCACGGACGCCTTCGCCGCGCTGGACCGCCCGTATCCGCTGGCCCGCGCCCGTCACCGCTGGGCGGAGGCGCTGCTCGCCCCGGGCCAGGGCACCTCGGCCCAGGCCGATCGCGAGCACGCCGCCGAACTGCTCGTCCAGGCGCATGCCGTGGCCGACTGGCTGGGCGCCCGCCCGCTGCGCGAGGAGATCGAGCTGCTGGCCCGGCGCGCCCGGCTGCCCCTGGCGTCCGCCGCGACCCGCCCCGCGCTCGACGCGTCCCTGCCCCGCACCCCCGCGCTGCCCCCGGCCCCGGGCTCCCAGACTCCGGGCTCTTTGGCCGCGGGTGCCCGGGCCCCGGGCTCCCCGGTCCCTGCCGCCGAGTCCGCCAAGCCCGCCGATCCGGCCGAGGAGCTGGGGCTGACACCCCGGGAGCGGGATGTGCTGCGGCTGGTCGCCGCGGGGCGCAGCAATCGCCAGATCGCCGAGGAGCTCTTCATCTCGCCCAAGACGGCGAGCGTCCATGTCTCCAACATCCTGGCCAAGCTGGGCGTCTCGGGCCGGGGCGAGGCGGCCGCCGTGGCCCATCGGCTGCGGCTGGTCGACGGCCTGACCGACGGCGCGGGGGCGCGCTGA
- a CDS encoding DUF6191 domain-containing protein has protein sequence MFNLIEELFAPGRKHTEEERNRLEYTLDETGSSDPGKGPVDLDSGRVVIRPREEG, from the coding sequence ATGTTCAACCTCATCGAGGAGCTGTTCGCACCCGGTCGCAAGCACACCGAGGAAGAGCGCAACCGGCTGGAGTACACGCTCGACGAGACGGGCAGCAGCGACCCGGGGAAGGGCCCTGTGGACCTCGACTCCGGCCGGGTGGTGATCCGCCCCCGCGAAGAGGGCTGA